The Rhodospirillales bacterium RIFCSPLOWO2_02_FULL_58_16 genome includes a window with the following:
- a CDS encoding addiction module antidote protein, HigA family, with translation MMSKKLMPMHPGEFLREVVLPGADVTKTRIAAMLNLSRQSLYGILNESAPVTAQVALRLGRLFGNAPQFWLNMQAEYDVAILSRDMRKELAKIPPLTAA, from the coding sequence ATGATGAGCAAGAAATTGATGCCGATGCACCCTGGGGAGTTCCTGCGCGAAGTCGTTCTGCCCGGCGCGGATGTGACGAAGACCCGCATTGCGGCGATGCTGAACTTATCCCGTCAGTCCCTTTACGGCATCCTTAACGAGAGCGCGCCGGTAACGGCGCAGGTGGCGCTGCGGTTGGGGCGCTTGTTCGGCAACGCGCCGCAGTTCTGGCTCAACATGCAGGCCGAATACGATGTGGCGATCCTAAGCAGGGATATGCGCAAGGAGTTGGCCAAGATTCCGCCGCTTACTGCGGCGTAA
- a CDS encoding plasmid maintenance system killer protein, translating into MIRSFRNKGLRQFWNEGDSRRLSVRRDRRVRQILMALHAATQPDDLNLPGLRFHGLQGSPRRWSVAVTGNWRITWSWDDGAADVDLEDYH; encoded by the coding sequence GTGATCAGATCGTTCAGAAACAAAGGGCTTAGGCAATTCTGGAATGAAGGCGACTCGCGTCGCCTCAGCGTTCGGAGAGATCGCCGTGTGCGGCAGATTCTGATGGCGCTTCACGCGGCGACGCAGCCGGATGATTTGAATCTGCCGGGCCTGCGGTTTCATGGTCTGCAAGGGTCGCCGAGGCGATGGTCCGTGGCGGTTACGGGTAATTGGCGGATCACCTGGTCTTGGGATGACGGCGCGGCGGATGTTGATCTTGAGGATTATCATTAG